CGGTTCGGTTAGGCGCCGGCACCGGCGCGTCGTCATGTTGCTCTCGGGGGGGGGCCCCCGGCGCCGGCGGCAGCGACGGCCCCGGCGCCTCACGCACCGCCAGCACCAGCGTGAGCACCGCGAGCGCGGCCGGCACCGCAGCGAGCCAGAACACGCTCCGCATCGAGAGATGTCCCACCTGCAGCAGCGCGAACGCGACGAGCGGCCCCACCACCGCGCCCGCGTGGTCCGCCGCGCGGTGGAACCCGAACGCGCGCCCGCGCACCGCCGGATCCACCGAGTCGGCGAGCAGCGCGTCGCGCGGCGACGTGCGGATTCCCTTGCCCACGCGGTCGACGAGCCGAACGAGCAGCACGTGCGCCGGCGTCGCCGCTACCGCGACGAGCGGACGCGCCACCGATGCGATCGTGTATCCCGCGACGACGAGCGGCTTCCGGCGTCGCACGCGGTCGGACCACCACCCGCTCGCGAGCTTCAGCAGCGCCGCGACCGACTCGGCCGCGCCCTCGATCGCGCCCACCGTGCTCGCCGTCGCGCCGAGCACCACCTGCAGGAAGATCGGCAGCAGCGGGTAGATCATCTCGCTCGACGCGTCGGTGAACAGGCTCACCGCCGAGAGCGCGACGACGTTGCGACCGAGGCGCGCGCGCGGGCGCGCCGCTGTCGGCATCTCGGTGTTCGTATCGGTCGTGTTCGTCGTGGTCACGCGTCGCTCTGGCTCCGGTCGTGGGACGTCGCCGAATCTAGGCGGGCGGTCCACCCGGGACCGGCCCTTGCGCTGCGCCGGTCGCCGGGCCATCTCCCCGACGCGTCCCCCCCCGTCGCCCCGATCGCCACCTCCATGCCGCGCACGCACCAGGTTCACGAAGCGCTCGCCCCCGTGCACGCGCGTCTCGCCGCGAACGACGCGGAGATCGTGCGCACGCAGGTCGCGATCTGCGAGATCCCGGCGCCGACGGGCGACGAGGCGGAGCGCGGTGCATGGATGGCGCGCCGGTTCTCGGCGCTCGGCCTCGCCGACGTGCGCACCGACGACGTCGGCAACGTCATCGCTCGCCGTCCCGGCGCCGCGCGCACCGCTCCCGTCGTGCTGTGCGCGCACCTCGACACCGTCTTCCCGCGCGACGTGCCGCTCCGCGTCCGGCGCGACGGACGACGGCTCGTCGGTCCTGGCATCGGCGACAACGGACGCGGGCTCGCCGTGATGCTCGCGCTGGCCGAGGCGATCGACGGCACCACCGTGCGCACGCGCCGCCCCGTGGAGTTCGTCGCCACGGTCGGCGAGGAGGGGCTCGGCGACCTCCGCGGCGCGAAGCGCTACTTCGAGGACGCGCCGCCGCCGGCCGCGGTCATCGTCATCGACGGCGCGGGCGACGAGCGCGTCGTGCACCGCGCGCTCGGCTCGCGCCGCTTCCGCGCGCGCTTCACCGGGCCTGGGGGGCACAGCTGGGCCGCGTTCGGGGTGCCTAACGCCATCCACGCCGCGGCGGTGTGCGCGGCGCGGCTCGCGACGCTGCCGCTGCCCGACGAGCCGCGGGCCACGCTCACCGTCGCGCGCATCGGCGGTGGCATGTCGGTGAACGCGATCCCGCGGGACGCGTGGATCGAGGTCGACATCCGCTCGACCGATCCGAGCA
This DNA window, taken from Gemmatirosa kalamazoonensis, encodes the following:
- a CDS encoding M20/M25/M40 family metallo-hydrolase: MPRTHQVHEALAPVHARLAANDAEIVRTQVAICEIPAPTGDEAERGAWMARRFSALGLADVRTDDVGNVIARRPGAARTAPVVLCAHLDTVFPRDVPLRVRRDGRRLVGPGIGDNGRGLAVMLALAEAIDGTTVRTRRPVEFVATVGEEGLGDLRGAKRYFEDAPPPAAVIVIDGAGDERVVHRALGSRRFRARFTGPGGHSWAAFGVPNAIHAAAVCAARLATLPLPDEPRATLTVARIGGGMSVNAIPRDAWIEVDIRSTDPSTLHALSRAAHRAARDACAAENARRAHGTPPLEHHVELIGDRPCGVVPEDDPLVRAALAATRLVGRRPELATASTDANVPIGLGVPAVAIGAGGRGGDAHTPGEWFDNTDGSVGVARALTLAVAAAGLA
- a CDS encoding MFS transporter, with protein sequence MPTAARPRARLGRNVVALSAVSLFTDASSEMIYPLLPIFLQVVLGATASTVGAIEGAAESVAALLKLASGWWSDRVRRRKPLVVAGYTIASVARPLVAVAATPAHVLLVRLVDRVGKGIRTSPRDALLADSVDPAVRGRAFGFHRAADHAGAVVGPLVAFALLQVGHLSMRSVFWLAAVPAALAVLTLVLAVREAPGPSLPPAPGAPPREQHDDAPVPAPNRTDAHADAATHGRAFPTFLGAVTLFTLGNSSDAFLLLRARQLGVPVALVPVLWSAFHVVKSASSTPGGALSDRYGRKPLIVAGWLLYAAVYLAFGRVETAWAAWALFGVYGLFFGLTEGTEKALVADLVPRARRGTAFGWYNLAIGLAALPASLLFGFVWDRVGPPAAFTLGAFLALLAAIVLGFVRVDPR